The following are encoded together in the Malaya genurostris strain Urasoe2022 chromosome 3, Malgen_1.1, whole genome shotgun sequence genome:
- the LOC131436437 gene encoding larval cuticle protein 65Ag1-like yields the protein MLKFTIVWVAIFGAVLAAPQQQRSQFEDPNGITVLRQNAINNNEAGYQFTYEQSNKQIFSELGTPKDTNGGARILAVEGAYSFVGPDGQTHWVTYRADENGFLPKTGTGASGGIQPGQDAPVRT from the exons atgttGAAGTTTACCATTGTTTGGGTGGCAATTTTCGGTGCAGTGCTTGCTGCGCCTCAACAGCAGAGAAGCCAGTTTGAAGATCCCAACGGTATTACCGTGCTGCGGCAAAATGCCATCAACAACAACGAAGCAGGCTACCAGTTCAC GTATGAGCAAAGTAACAAGCAAATCTTCTCGGAACTCGGCACTCCGAAGGATACCAACGGCGGTGCACGGATTCTGGCGGTGGAAGGAGCTTACAGTTTCGTCGGTCCGGATGGACAGACCCACTGGGTGACCTATCGGGCGGACGAGAACGGATTCCTACCAAAAACGGGAACTGGTGCATCCGGTGGAATTCAGCCGGGACAGGATGCTCCTGTGCGAACCTAA